In Silene latifolia isolate original U9 population chromosome X, ASM4854445v1, whole genome shotgun sequence, the following proteins share a genomic window:
- the LOC141617953 gene encoding uncharacterized protein LOC141617953, which yields MKIFSWNVRGLRSTDSPIIPYIRWSVRYYDASIVFLQETKCSLADSVCKTSSLNLPHFCGTDAIGLSGGLLLLWDDGSDILHLILDPHFILCKVVQRPSNNVWFALFLYGESGNASRASFWQHMKSLCSSYSPLCIIGDFNQVEHHYDKLGGSFNITGWKSFLDWRINIPLSELPFSGPSFTWANKRDSSSLILERLDRCYASQDWSIEHDVFIQHSFWKQRAKSEFRFNDGLPTSYFFSRSKARQKRLRIFALKDDFGNWISSEMDLSQLIVSHFTALFGSTSQPSPSFALDDLPFPQLDGFQQHYLSQPFTSKDVENAFFSMKPNKSPGPDGFPPRFFQLFSGLIKEDITSSILSFLNSGVLPPAWNNTHVVLIPKVDLPETISQFRPISLCNVIYRAASKYIAVRLKKVIDRIIGQNQNAFVPGRLISGWGFLGIEILTYINQRKRGTRCYGAIKLDMNKAFDRVSWPFLFRVLKLFGFPKIFRKLIKSCVRTVSLQILINGTPSSRIFPQCGLRQGDPISPYLFILCMEILSLLIFKAESNGEFEGIKLSRQSPAISHLLYADDSLLCLRLTTSGCESLQRILIDFSSISGQMINHHKSYIKFSPNTPTDFKEHILDILHVQPKSNFGLYLGIPIDLGRRKLSSFQFLLDKLSNKILSWGPANFSQAAKLILINSILMASIAYVASVIPLPQQITSKINYLVDIFWWKKPHHTNAQHWLPFEQLQQPKSSGGLGLKNATIVSQALLAKNFWRSHHMPSLLFSKVIRSKYKKDFPIPRNKSQYSAASYAWKGVVKTSFLLRDGIAWKFGNGKSIDLKSDAWILGNKPIFKAQRQPQSVTFDDLLLDSTHWNTKVIFQLFNKFSAKAICSLELPHQPMDDYIYWKSTEDGRYSSRSGYSFLLEKCSLSSSSGSRLCSDFQWDLLWKLPCQPHIKIFLWKMAHQILPTSDVLIRRGLVINPECCFCHLNSESMGHLFRDCEVTKRVWFASHLGLRTDSASNVPFHRWFQNFLRYLTRTDAEATGAKMHFTLLLFAIWNHRNNVLFRALPVNPAAIIHEADQLLAQQLAFCSRLPETVLAPSKQSVFCPSFSRLQQPYHCVDIVFAFNKKMSTCSFQICYNDLVLHDCCDRFCNSRLQATIIALLEAMTYASYSRLQSVLFRISNENLLQFLYKSDMPLVPIAVANSFNRVQFFLDCNQNWYVSGFL from the exons ATGAAGATTTTCTCATGGAATGTTAGGGGTCTACGTAGTACGGACTCCCCTATCATTCCGTACATTCGATGGTCCGTACGCTACTATGATGCATCTATAGTTTTTCTCCAAGAAACAAAATGTTCCTTAGCGGATAGTGTGTGTAAAACTAGTTCCCTCAACCTACCTCATTTTTGTGGTACTGATGCTATTGGTTTAAGCGGTGGGTTACTTTTGTTATGGGATGATGGATCTGATATTTTGCATCTTATTTTGGATCCTCATTTCATCCTCTGTAAAGTTGTACAGCGTCCGTCTAATAATGTATGGTTTGCTCTCTTTTTGTATGGCGAGTCCGGTAATGCGTCTCGAGCTAGTTTCTGGCAACATATGAAATCTCTCTGTTCATCTTACTCTCCTTTGTGCATTATTGGAGATTTCAACCAAGTTGAACATCATTATGATAAACTTGGAGGCTCTTTCAACATTACAGGATGGAAATCTTTTTTAGATTGGCGTATAAATATTCCTCTTTCAGAGCTTCCTTTTTCTGGCCCTAGTTTTACTTGGGCAAACAAAAGAGATTCCTCTAGTTTGATTTTGGAGCGTCTTGACCGTTGCTACGCATCTCAAGATTG GTCAATTGAGCATGACGTCTTCATCCAGCATTCTTTTTGGAAACAACGCGCAAAATCCGAGTTCCGTTTTAATGATGGGCTGCCAACTTCTTATTTTTTTAGCCGCTCAAAAGCTCGTCAGAAACGACTTAGGATTTTTGCTTTGAAAGACGATTTTGGCAATTGGATTTCTTCTGAAATGGATCTCTCACAGCTCATTGTTTCTCACTTCACTGCCCTTTTTGGTTCCACTTCTCAACCTTCGCCATCCTTTGCACTTGATGATTTACCTTTCCCTCAGCTTGATGGTTTTCAGCAGCATTACTTGTCTCAACCTTTCACGTCCAAAGATGTCGAAAATGCGTTTTTTTCGATGAAACCTAATAAAtctcctggacctgatggtttTCCACCGCGCTTTTTTCAGCTTTTTTCGGGACTTATTAAGGAGGATATCACCTCATCTATTCTATCTTTCCTAAACTCGGGTGTCCTTCCTCCTGCTTGGAACAATACTCATGTTGTTCTCATTCCAAAGGTTGACCTACCAGAGACTATTTCTCAATTCCGTCCTATCAGCCTTTGTAATGTTATCTACAGAGCTGCTTCTAAATATATTGCTGTTAGGCTCAAGAAGGTTATTGATCGTAtcattggccaaaatcaaaatgCGTTTGTTCCCGGACGCTTAATCAGTGGTTGGGGGTTTCTTGGCATTGAGATTTTGACTTATATTAATCAACGGAAAAGGGGCACTCGCTGTTATGGAGCTATTAAGCTTGATATGAATAAAGCTTTTGATAGAGTTTCATGGCCCTTCTTATTCAGAGTTCTCAAGCTTTTTGGCTTCCCAAAGATTTTTCGAAAGCTAATCAAATCTTGTGTGAGAACTGTTTCTTTGCAAATTCTTATTAATGGTACCCCTTCCAGCCGTATCTTTCCTCAATGTGGTTTACGTCAAGGTGATCCTATCTCGCCTTACCTCTTTATATTATGCATGGAGATCTTGTCCCTTCTGATTTTCAAAGCTGAATCAAATGGAGAATTTGAAGGCATTAAACTCTCTAGACAAAGTCCTGCCATTTCTCACTTATTATATGCAGATGATTCGCTTTTATGCCTTCGTCTTACAACTTCAGGATGTGAGTCCTTGCAAAGAATCTTGATTGATTTCAGCTCtatttcgggtcaaatgattaatcatcataaatcatACATCAAATTCAGCCCCAACACTCCGACGGATTTTAAGGAGCACATTCTTGATATTTTGCATGTGCAACCAAAATCAAATTTCGGTCTTTATCTGGGCATCCCGATTGATTTGGGCAGAAGAAAATTGTCTTCTTTCCAGTTTCTATTAGACAAGCTCTCAAATAAGATCCTTTCATGGGGGCCAGCAAATTTTTCACAAGCAGCTAAGTTGATTCTAATCAACTCAATTCTTATGGCATCCATTGCTTATGTCGCCTCCGTTATTCCTTTACCTCAGCAGATTACTTCTAAAATAAATTACCTAGTTGATATATTCTGGTGGAAAAAACCTCATCATACAAATGCTCAACACTGGTTACCTTTTGAACAATTACAACAACCAAAGTCGAGTGGTGGActtggcctgaagaatgcaacAATTGTTAGTCAAGCACTGTTGGCTAAAAATTTCTGGCGATCTCATCATATGCCGTCTTTGCTTTTTTCAAAAGTTATTCGATCCAAATACAAGAAGGATTTTCCTATACCCCGCAACAAATCACAATATTCAGCAGCGTCTTATGCCTGGAAAGGCGTTGTCAAGACATCTTTTTTACTTCGGGATGGAATTGCATGGAAATTTGGAAATGGAAAATCTATTGACCTTAAATCTGACGCTTGGATTCTTGGTAATAAACCTATTTTCAAGGCTCAGAGGCAACCTCAATCTGTAACCTTTGATGATCTTCTGCTAGACTCGACTCACTGGAATACGAAAGTTATTTTCCAGCTCTTTAATAAATTTTCAGCAAAAGCTATTTGTTCCCTGGAACTTCCTCATCAACCTATGGATGACTATATTTATTGGAAGTCCACGGAAGATGGAAGATACTCATCTCGTTCTGGTTACTCATTCCTTCTGGAAAAATGTTCTTTGTCTTCTTCTTCTGGTTCACGCCTTTGTTCCGACTTCCAGTGGGATTTACTTTGGAAACTTCCATGTCAACCTCACATTAAGATTTTCCTTTGGAAAATGGCTCATCAAATTTTACCTACTTCGGATGTGCTAATTCGACGAGGTTTGGTTATTAACCCTGAGTGTTGTTTTTGCCATTTGAATTCCGAATCTATGGGACACCTTTTCCGAGATTGTGAAGTCACTAAAAGAGTTTGGTTTGCTAGTCACCTTGGACTTCGAACGGATTCTGCATCCAATGTCCCTTTTCATCGGTGGTTCCAAAATTTCTTGAGATATTTAACTCGCACTGATGCGGAAGCTACTGGCGCAAAAATGCACTTTACCCTTCTTCTTTTTGCTATTTGGAATCACAGAAATAATGTACTTTTTCGAGCTCTCCCTGTCAACCCTGCTGCAATTATACATGAGGCTGATCAGCTTTTGGCGCAGCAGCTTGCTTTCTGTTCCAGGCTACCGGAGACTGTTCTTGCACCTTCAAAACAGTCAGTTTTTTGCCCC